From a region of the Vidua macroura isolate BioBank_ID:100142 chromosome 3, ASM2450914v1, whole genome shotgun sequence genome:
- the GJB7 gene encoding gap junction beta-7 protein gives MRKMSWVLLRDLLSGVNKYSTGIGRIWVAVVFLFRLLVYVAAAENIWKHEHDEFECNIKQPGCENVCFDHFFPVSHIRLWALQLIMVSTPSLLVVFHVAYRENREKHHNQKLYKNPGKTDGGLLCTYLISLILKTGLEIFFLVLFYKLYNGFKIPRLVKCNIKPCPNTVDCYISKPTEKMIFLYFLVATSCLCIVLNVSELSYLVFKYSIKCYLKRHVKNEQGSKSNCCESELIRHNRAAAAGRLHNSSSSLPLNMQDEHEKHSPLT, from the coding sequence atGAGAAAAATGAGCTGGGTGCTCCTACGTGATCTGCTGAGTGGAGTGAATAAATACTCAACAGGAATTGGAAGAATTTGGGTAGCTGTTGTGTTCCTGTTCCGCTTACTGGTTTATGTTGCTGCCGCAGAAAACATCTGGAAACATGAACATGATGAATTTGAGTGCAATATCAAGCAGCCTGGTTGTGAAAATGTCTGCTTTGACCATTTTTTCCCCGTCTCTCACATCAGACTTTGGGCTCTGCAATTAATCATGGTCTCCACCCCTTCACTCTTGGTTGTCTTTCATGTTGCTTACAGAGAGAACAGAGAGAAACACCACAACCAGAAACTTTACAAAAATCCAGGAAAGACAGATGGTGGATTGCTGTGCACTTACCTTATCAgcctcattttaaaaacaggacttgaaatattttttcttgttctgttcTATAAATTGTACAACGGATTCAAAATACCACGCCTTGTGAAATGTAACATAAAACCATGTCCCAATACTGTAGACTGTTATATTTCCAAACCCACAGAGAAGATGattttcctctattttctgGTGGCAACTTCATGCCTATGCATCGTATTAAATGTAAGTGAACTGAGTTATCTGGTGTTCAAATACTCCATAAAATGTTATCTGAAGAGACACGTGAAGAACGAGCAAGGCTCAAAAAGCAATTGCTGTGAATCAGAACTCATCAGGcacaacagagcagcagctgcaggacgACTCCACAACAGCTCATCATCTTTGCCTCTGAATATGCAAGATGAACATGAAAAACATTCCCCGCTGACTTGA